One stretch of Amycolatopsis sp. NBC_00345 DNA includes these proteins:
- a CDS encoding eCIS core domain-containing protein has product MEHVRAAREPARPVRDEVPGGGRPLEPEVRQFMEGRFGQDFSRVRVHTDRPAAESAAALGAKAYTVGEGVVFGAGEYRPGTGDGRRSLAHELAHVVQQRRGGPPAPGFAAGHGLDRAADTAADAVVGTGAGPVPVSGASARGVARQADPGANTRAVLGQLPPWATAVARRVVQGPVPVLRLIGWEVTGVAIGFRLSGTVGAGPGVGGGQDTMFFVNVESGELTGDVFGYGELGVGAVAGAAGGVVVAFRLGPMGKAGNVSGAYAGGSVGGSVQLLAGAGFSVSTGLLSGEEGWVAAAFSFGAEAGMKFSGTYGVSASDTVTPAVLDWAGGFTAKLAAGARAAGEIGHGVGDAAGRALGGVVTILDPDSWNLAGYTPVEQRAWRELGGSLKRVVLATGLERFLADEARGVSVSERIAGIGDVGVLFRVTEAVNARYRRMTGAALAPGEQIWPADAFTVRTYLQFLSFARDQRLLSVAPRPRGPAKVTW; this is encoded by the coding sequence ATGGAACACGTGCGTGCGGCCCGGGAGCCGGCGCGGCCGGTCCGGGACGAGGTGCCGGGCGGCGGACGGCCACTCGAGCCGGAGGTCCGGCAGTTCATGGAGGGACGGTTCGGGCAGGACTTCAGCCGGGTGCGGGTGCATACGGACCGGCCCGCGGCCGAGTCGGCGGCCGCGCTGGGCGCGAAGGCCTACACGGTGGGCGAGGGCGTGGTGTTCGGCGCGGGCGAGTACCGCCCGGGGACCGGCGACGGCCGCCGTTCGCTCGCCCACGAACTCGCCCACGTCGTGCAGCAGCGCCGCGGCGGTCCGCCGGCACCGGGCTTCGCCGCCGGGCACGGGCTCGACCGGGCGGCCGACACGGCGGCGGACGCGGTTGTCGGAACCGGCGCCGGACCGGTGCCGGTTTCCGGGGCCAGCGCCCGCGGCGTCGCCCGGCAGGCCGATCCGGGCGCGAACACCCGGGCGGTGCTCGGGCAGCTCCCGCCGTGGGCCACCGCCGTCGCGCGGCGGGTGGTCCAGGGGCCGGTGCCGGTACTGCGGCTGATCGGCTGGGAGGTGACCGGCGTCGCGATCGGGTTCCGGCTGTCCGGCACCGTCGGCGCGGGGCCCGGCGTCGGCGGCGGGCAGGACACGATGTTCTTCGTCAACGTCGAGTCCGGCGAGCTGACCGGAGACGTCTTCGGCTACGGCGAGCTGGGCGTCGGGGCGGTCGCCGGGGCCGCCGGCGGGGTGGTCGTCGCGTTCCGGCTCGGTCCGATGGGCAAGGCGGGCAACGTTTCCGGCGCGTACGCGGGCGGCAGCGTGGGCGGCTCGGTGCAGCTGCTCGCGGGGGCGGGCTTCTCGGTCAGCACCGGTCTCCTGTCCGGGGAAGAGGGCTGGGTGGCGGCCGCGTTCAGCTTCGGCGCGGAGGCCGGGATGAAGTTCTCCGGCACCTACGGGGTCAGTGCCTCCGACACCGTCACGCCGGCGGTCCTGGACTGGGCCGGCGGGTTCACCGCGAAGCTCGCGGCCGGTGCCCGCGCCGCCGGCGAGATCGGCCACGGCGTCGGTGACGCGGCGGGGCGGGCTTTGGGCGGCGTCGTCACCATCCTCGATCCGGACAGCTGGAACCTCGCCGGGTACACCCCGGTCGAGCAGCGGGCCTGGCGGGAACTCGGCGGCTCCCTGAAACGGGTTGTCCTCGCCACCGGCCTGGAGCGGTTCCTCGCGGACGAGGCGCGGGGCGTTTCGGTGTCCGAGCGGATCGCGGGCATCGGCGACGTCGGCGTGCTGTTCCGGGTCACCGAGGCAGTCAACGCCCGGTACCGCCGGATGACCGGCGCGGCACTGGCGCCCGGCGAGCAGATCTGGCCCGCCGACGCGTTCACCGTCCGCACCTACCTCCAGTTCCTCTCCTTCGCGCGGGACCAGCGCCTGCTGTCGGTCGCCCCGCGCCCCCGCGGGCCGGCGAAAGTTACGTGGTAG
- a CDS encoding AfsR/SARP family transcriptional regulator has product MARPTPRQQGIAEQSTGPDDALVLRMLPAFAVREAENDLPLSRAAQRLVVFLALRDRPVRRAEAAHVLWGEVSGEQSAGSLRTTLWRVGQVHRGLVGVTPEWLSLAGPVAVDVRAAFDLARSLTTTGELPADCAPVTALLSTDLLPDWCDDWLFVFRERWRQLRLHTLERLAERLAAKGRFVEAVDAALTAVEGEPLRESAHRSLIRVHLLEGNHGEAVRVYRALVELLRTELGVAPSPGARALLGQIQRAR; this is encoded by the coding sequence GTGGCGAGACCGACGCCGCGACAACAGGGGATAGCAGAACAGAGCACCGGGCCGGATGACGCCCTCGTGCTGCGGATGCTGCCCGCGTTCGCGGTCCGTGAAGCGGAAAACGATCTTCCGTTGTCCAGGGCCGCGCAACGGCTGGTGGTGTTCCTCGCGTTGCGCGATCGCCCGGTGCGGCGGGCCGAGGCCGCGCATGTGCTGTGGGGGGAAGTCTCGGGGGAACAGAGCGCCGGGAGCCTGCGGACGACGCTGTGGCGCGTCGGGCAGGTCCACCGCGGTCTGGTCGGGGTGACGCCGGAGTGGCTTTCGCTGGCCGGCCCGGTCGCGGTCGACGTGCGGGCGGCGTTCGACCTGGCGCGGTCGCTGACGACGACGGGCGAGCTGCCGGCGGACTGCGCGCCGGTCACCGCGCTGCTGTCCACCGACCTGCTGCCGGATTGGTGCGACGACTGGCTGTTCGTCTTCCGGGAGCGCTGGCGCCAGCTGCGGCTCCACACGCTCGAACGCCTCGCCGAACGCCTTGCCGCGAAAGGACGTTTCGTGGAGGCGGTGGACGCCGCACTGACCGCGGTGGAGGGCGAGCCTCTTCGCGAGAGCGCGCACCGCAGCCTGATCCGGGTCCACCTGCTCGAGGGCAACCACGGTGAAGCGGTGCGGGTCTACCGGGCGCTGGTCGAGCTTCTGCGGACTGAACTCGGCGTCGCGCCCAGCCCGGGCGCGCGGGCACTGCTGGGCCAGATCCAGCGGGCCCGGTAA
- a CDS encoding phage tail sheath family protein, translated as MPITPTYPGVYIDELPSAVRTIVGVPTSTAAFLGTAPRGAVDKPVHITSWEDYEQEFGGLDAGTDLAYAVYQFYANGGSEAEIVRVVRKDGTPLPAVVDAAAVAGAAPDAAPAPETAAVLAVAASITLAGGVKLFAASPGIWANDNTLRARVDYDTALDPDNKLYNLTIRDAKTGVTEQYLNVSKDRAASRALKNVLASSSLIGSAEGDDQRPAAHADVTDGSDPFPDDQKGQNLYTAASGGLDGSAPSHKDYLGDQEAKTGLYALLNADIFNMLCLPGEPGLISGANILTEAMAFCVERRAMLIVDPDPDWKTVAHVTAAVRHTGPVFVLNDDNAKNAALYFPQIVLPDVNQENAPRKFPPCGVLAGIWARTDVQRGVWKAPAGTEATLSGVTDLTVPLTDKQNGVLNPLGVNCLRGLPVVGNVVWGARTQRGADVLANQWKYLPVRRLALYLEESLYRGTQWVVFEPNDEPLWSSIRLNVGAFMNTLFRQGAFQGRTPKEAYVVKCDATNNPQNDIDRGIVNILVGFAPLKPAEFVLIHIQQLAGAIQV; from the coding sequence ATGCCTATCACGCCCACTTACCCGGGTGTCTACATCGACGAGCTGCCGAGTGCGGTTCGCACCATTGTCGGGGTGCCCACCTCGACGGCGGCGTTCCTCGGCACCGCGCCGCGCGGGGCAGTCGACAAGCCGGTGCACATCACCAGCTGGGAGGACTACGAGCAGGAGTTCGGCGGGCTCGACGCCGGCACCGACCTGGCGTACGCGGTCTACCAGTTCTATGCCAACGGCGGCAGTGAGGCCGAGATCGTCCGGGTGGTGCGGAAGGACGGCACCCCGCTGCCGGCCGTGGTCGACGCGGCGGCCGTCGCGGGTGCGGCGCCGGATGCCGCCCCGGCGCCGGAGACTGCCGCCGTGCTCGCCGTCGCGGCGTCGATCACGCTGGCCGGCGGCGTGAAGCTGTTCGCGGCCAGTCCCGGAATCTGGGCCAACGACAACACCCTGCGGGCCCGGGTGGACTACGACACCGCACTGGACCCGGACAACAAGCTCTACAACCTCACCATCCGGGACGCGAAGACCGGCGTCACCGAGCAGTACCTGAATGTCAGCAAGGACCGCGCGGCTTCGCGGGCGCTGAAGAACGTGCTCGCGTCCTCGAGCCTGATCGGCTCGGCGGAGGGTGACGACCAGCGGCCCGCCGCGCACGCCGACGTCACCGACGGCTCCGACCCGTTCCCGGACGACCAAAAGGGCCAGAACCTGTACACGGCCGCGAGCGGCGGGCTCGACGGCTCGGCGCCGAGCCACAAGGACTACCTCGGCGACCAGGAAGCCAAGACCGGGCTGTACGCGCTGCTGAACGCGGACATCTTCAACATGCTCTGCCTGCCGGGCGAGCCGGGCCTGATCAGCGGCGCGAACATCCTGACCGAGGCGATGGCGTTCTGCGTCGAACGCCGGGCGATGCTGATCGTCGATCCCGACCCGGACTGGAAGACGGTCGCCCACGTCACCGCCGCGGTGCGGCACACGGGCCCGGTCTTCGTCCTGAACGACGACAACGCCAAGAACGCCGCGCTCTACTTCCCGCAGATCGTGCTGCCGGACGTGAACCAGGAGAACGCGCCGCGCAAGTTCCCGCCGTGCGGGGTGCTCGCCGGGATCTGGGCCCGCACCGACGTGCAGCGCGGGGTGTGGAAGGCCCCGGCCGGCACCGAGGCCACGCTCAGCGGCGTCACCGACCTCACGGTTCCGTTGACCGACAAGCAGAACGGCGTGCTCAACCCGCTCGGGGTCAACTGCCTGCGCGGCCTTCCCGTGGTGGGCAACGTGGTCTGGGGCGCGCGGACCCAGCGCGGCGCGGACGTGCTGGCGAACCAGTGGAAGTACCTGCCGGTGCGGCGCCTGGCCCTGTACCTCGAAGAGAGCCTCTACCGCGGCACGCAGTGGGTGGTGTTCGAACCGAACGACGAGCCGCTGTGGTCCTCGATCCGGCTGAACGTCGGCGCGTTCATGAACACCCTGTTCCGGCAGGGCGCGTTCCAGGGCCGCACACCGAAAGAGGCCTACGTCGTCAAGTGCGACGCCACGAACAACCCGCAGAACGACATCGACCGGGGGATCGTGAACATCCTCGTCGGGTTCGCCCCGTTGAAGCCCGCGGAGTTCGTGCTCATCCACATCCAGCAGCTCGCCGGCGCGATTCAGGTCTAG
- a CDS encoding phage tail protein → MSDSKTKRRDPYKNFRFRVKFSGEEYMLGVSKVTGFKRSTEVIKHRSGGDPATSFKLPGRTEYDPITLERGVTVDKAFEQWANRVWSFTNSGGGLETSLKDFRRDLIVDVFNEGGQKVLSYQVYNCWVSEWQPVSDLDSNANAVAVQHIKVENEGWVAEDLPEPEDVSFEDPA, encoded by the coding sequence ATGTCCGACAGCAAGACGAAACGGCGTGATCCGTACAAGAACTTCCGGTTCCGGGTGAAGTTCAGCGGTGAGGAGTACATGCTCGGGGTCAGCAAGGTCACCGGGTTCAAGCGGTCCACCGAGGTGATCAAGCACCGCTCCGGCGGCGACCCGGCGACGAGCTTCAAGCTGCCCGGCCGCACCGAGTACGACCCGATCACGCTCGAACGCGGCGTGACCGTGGACAAGGCGTTCGAGCAGTGGGCGAACCGGGTGTGGAGCTTCACGAACTCCGGCGGCGGCCTGGAGACCTCGCTGAAGGACTTCCGCCGCGACCTCATCGTCGACGTGTTCAACGAGGGTGGCCAGAAAGTACTGTCCTACCAGGTCTACAACTGCTGGGTCTCGGAGTGGCAGCCGGTGTCCGATCTGGACTCGAACGCCAACGCCGTGGCCGTGCAGCACATCAAGGTGGAGAACGAGGGCTGGGTGGCCGAAGACCTGCCCGAGCCCGAGGACGTCTCCTTCGAAGACCCGGCGTGA
- a CDS encoding DUF4255 domain-containing protein, translating into MSDANAVEAVTEALVQLVLEGTREVESGAQVEAKPPHASSGAGGDPRLTLFLYEIDTDSALRNEDPPGLRPGEHGDPSLPLVLHYLLTAFVPGGHDVTAHRMLGGAMRILHEHPVLSRDRLRQVPSHSDVSEQPELIRITWQPLGEKDIYSLWSAFQTGYRLSVAFEVGPVLIDSRRPPRTPVPVLKRGPGDLGPSAAASAESPFPELAAAVPVVVGADGREHEQSAAPAGGRVVVRGANLGGTTEIVLTHPLLPDPVSIGPGPVSGTEVRFDLSGPARAYLAGLWSVALVSTVTVAGEQVTTTTNEVPLAIAPSITSPMPATVRRTGTTAVVHLRCSPPVRAGQPVLLLIGSRSVLERRAVAALPEDPVRGTDLTFDVPDAPLGTHLARLRVGGVDSLLIDRTGVKPEFDATQTITVTGS; encoded by the coding sequence ATGAGCGACGCGAACGCCGTCGAGGCGGTCACCGAAGCGCTCGTGCAGCTGGTGCTGGAGGGCACGCGCGAGGTCGAAAGCGGGGCCCAGGTCGAGGCGAAACCACCGCACGCGAGCTCGGGCGCGGGCGGTGACCCGCGGCTGACCCTGTTCCTCTACGAGATCGACACCGACTCGGCGCTGCGCAACGAGGACCCGCCCGGGCTGCGGCCCGGCGAGCACGGCGACCCGTCGCTGCCGCTCGTCCTGCACTACCTGCTGACCGCGTTCGTCCCGGGCGGGCACGACGTGACCGCGCACCGGATGCTGGGCGGCGCGATGCGGATCCTGCACGAGCACCCGGTGCTCAGCCGCGACCGGCTGCGGCAGGTGCCCTCGCACAGCGACGTCTCCGAGCAGCCGGAGCTGATCCGGATCACCTGGCAGCCGCTGGGCGAGAAGGACATCTACTCGCTCTGGTCGGCGTTCCAGACCGGGTACCGGCTGTCCGTGGCGTTCGAGGTCGGCCCGGTGCTGATCGACAGCAGGCGGCCGCCGCGAACCCCGGTGCCGGTGCTCAAGCGGGGCCCGGGGGACCTCGGCCCCAGCGCCGCGGCGAGCGCGGAGTCGCCGTTCCCGGAGCTGGCCGCGGCGGTGCCCGTCGTGGTCGGCGCCGACGGCCGCGAGCACGAGCAGTCCGCGGCGCCGGCCGGCGGCCGGGTGGTCGTCCGGGGCGCGAACCTGGGCGGCACCACGGAAATCGTGCTCACGCATCCGCTGCTGCCCGATCCGGTCAGCATCGGTCCCGGGCCGGTCAGCGGCACCGAGGTGCGCTTCGACCTGTCCGGACCGGCGCGGGCCTACCTGGCCGGCCTGTGGTCGGTGGCGCTGGTGAGCACCGTGACCGTGGCGGGGGAGCAGGTCACGACGACGACCAACGAGGTCCCGCTGGCCATCGCGCCGTCCATCACGAGCCCGATGCCGGCGACCGTGCGGCGCACCGGCACCACCGCGGTCGTCCACCTCCGCTGCAGCCCGCCGGTGCGGGCCGGGCAGCCGGTGCTCCTGCTGATCGGGTCCCGCTCGGTCCTGGAGCGGCGGGCGGTGGCGGCGCTGCCGGAGGATCCGGTGCGGGGCACGGACCTGACCTTCGACGTGCCGGACGCGCCGCTGGGCACCCACCTCGCCCGGCTCCGCGTCGGCGGGGTGGACAGCCTGCTGATCGACCGCACCGGCGTGAAGCCGGAGTTCGACGCCACGCAGACGATCACGGTGACCGGATCATGA